The region CGTACGCCAGCAGGCCTTCTTTTTCCAGGCGGAGCCGTCCCTTAGCATCCATCAGGGCTGAAGAAACCTGGACGGCAAGCACTTCTGCCACAAACATGGTGTGCGAACCTAGTTTTAACGACTTCCGGACCCGGCATTCAATGTTGAGTGGATATTCCAATACAATCGGGCAACGCACCTTTAAGCCTGAGGCCGGGGTCAATTTCGTATGGGCGAATTTGTCGACGTTACGCCCGGAAACCATGCCGCACCAGTCCGTCGTCTTGGCCTGCCGCAGGGAAGGGACGTTCACCACAAACTCACGCGTGGTCTGTATGATTTCATAGGAATACCGCTCGGGGCGGACCGAGATCGACAACATGGGCGGATCACTGCATACACTGCCTGTCCAGGCAATGGTGATCAGGTTCGGCTTCCATCCTTGTGCTCCGCCGCAACTTACCAGTACCACGGGAAGCGGAGACAGCACGTTTCCGGGCTTCCAGGCTTGTTTTTCAATGCGCTCATTCTTTGCCATATGATACTGCCTTTCAGCTACTCGATCTTTGGCCGCAATGAAACTGAGTCACTTTCTTCCGCCATTTTCCGAACGGTGGGAATCCGCAGCTTCTGGTCCGGCCTCAAGACATTGAAATCCTGGGCCGTGTTATATTTCTTGATCAGCCAGAAGGGCAGATCAAAGGTCTGCTGGCAGAGGCGCCAGACATTGGCTCCTTTTTTTACCGTGTAAACCGATTCG is a window of Candidatus Desulfatibia profunda DNA encoding:
- a CDS encoding flavin reductase family protein, which produces MEKQAWKPGNVLSPLPVVLVSCGGAQGWKPNLITIAWTGSVCSDPPMLSISVRPERYSYEIIQTTREFVVNVPSLRQAKTTDWCGMVSGRNVDKFAHTKLTPASGLKVRCPIVLEYPLNIECRVRKSLKLGSHTMFVAEVLAVQVSSALMDAKGRLRLEKEGLLAYAHGQYFALGRCVGRFGFSVQKRKHKVR